The Streptomyces sp. NBC_00775 genome includes the window CGAGGACGAGTGACTTCTAACTGAAGTAATGGCCTTCGTCGAGGTCCGGGATGAGCGCGGGCCCCTCGGGATGCCATCCCATGCGCTTCTGGGTCAGGGCGCTGGAGGCCGGGACGTCCCTCGCGAAGAAGGCTCCGGGCCAGCCGAAGTGGCCGGGAGCCTCCTCCGGGGCAATGGCGGTCACGGGCAGCTTCAGGTGCCGGCCGATGACGTCGGCGATGTCGCGGACCGGTACGCCCTCGTCGCCGATCGCATGCAGCCGCGCCCCCGCGGGCGCCGTCTCCAGGGCCAGCCGGAACAGCCGCGCGGCGTCGCGCCGGTGGACGGCCGCCCAGCGGTTGGACCCCTCACCCGGGTAGGCCGAGACGCCCTTCGCGCGGGCGACGGCGATGATCTGCGGGACGAAGCCGTGGTCGTCCTCGCCATGCACCGACGGCGGCAGTCGCACCACAGAGACGCGTACACCGCGCGTGGCCAACGACAGCGCCGCCGCCTCGGAGGGGAGGCGGGCCGGCGCGGGCGACGTGGACTCGTGCTCGTCCTCCTCCGTCACGAGACCGGCGGTGCCGGAGGTGACGACGAAGGGCCGGCCGGATGCCGCGAGCGCCTCACCGAGCGTCTCGATCGCGCGCAGATCCGTCCGGGCCGCGCCCGCGTAATCGGTGA containing:
- a CDS encoding SDR family oxidoreductase is translated as MRVFVTGATGFIGSAVVRELLGAGHQVVGLARSEKAAASLEAAGAGVHRGALDDLDSLRAGAAAADGVIHTAFIHDDFTDYAGAARTDLRAIETLGEALAASGRPFVVTSGTAGLVTEEDEHESTSPAPARLPSEAAALSLATRGVRVSVVRLPPSVHGEDDHGFVPQIIAVARAKGVSAYPGEGSNRWAAVHRRDAARLFRLALETAPAGARLHAIGDEGVPVRDIADVIGRHLKLPVTAIAPEEAPGHFGWPGAFFARDVPASSALTQKRMGWHPEGPALIPDLDEGHYFS